From Halichoerus grypus chromosome 6, mHalGry1.hap1.1, whole genome shotgun sequence, one genomic window encodes:
- the FBRS gene encoding putative fibrosin-1 isoform X2: METAAAAAPGPGWAAEGERRRRRCSRRDRDREQRRRRGPGGDAPRALLAAPRGSSSSSSPPPPARPWSSASSGERPGGPRRRRPRPRPRPPRPRARKRPAGSGSRGEEEEEEEEGGADDGEAEEEPEEEEEEEEDLIDGFAIASFASLEALQKDASLQPPERLEHRLKHSGKRKRGGSSGATGEPGDSSDREPGRPSGDRARKWPNKRRRKEASSRHSVEAGYICDAESDLDERVSDDDLDPSFTVSTSKALPAAPSLPPPPQPQLQLRVSPFGLRTSPYGSSLDLSTGSSSRPPPKALAPPVAQPPPSSSSSSSSSSSASSSSAQLTHRPPTPSLPLPLSTHSFPPPGLRPPPPPHHPSLFSPGPTLPPPPPLLQVPGHPGASAANALSEQDLIGQDLNSRYLNAQGGPEVVGAGGSARPLAFQFHQHNHQHQHTHQHTHQHFTPYPPGLLPPHGPHMFEKYPGKMEGLFRHNPYSAFPPAVPGLPPGLPPAVSFGSLQGAFQPKSTNPELPPRLGPVPSGLPQKGTQIPDHFRPPLRKPGKWCAMHVRVAYMILRHQEKMKGDSHKLDFRNDLLPCLPGPYGALPPGQELSHPAASLFTATGAVHAAANPFTAAPGAHGPFLSPSTHIDPFGRPTSFASLAALSNGAFGGLGSPTFNSGAVFAQKESPGAPPAFASPPDPWGRLHRSPLAFPAWVRPPEAARTPGSDKERPVERREPSLPKEEKDRDLPFSRPQLRVSPATPKARTGEEGARPAKESVRVKEERKEEAAAAAAAAAAAAAAAAAAAAAATAGPQGLHLLFERPRPPPFLGPSPPERCAGFLEPTWLAGPPRLARPPRFYEAGEELTGPGAVAAARLYGLEPAHPLLYGRLAPPPPPPPPTAAPGTPHLLSKTPPGALLGAPPPLVPAPRPSSPPRAPGPARADR; encoded by the exons ATGGAGACGGCAGCGGCCGCGGCTCCGGGCCCGGGCTGGGCCGCCGAgggggagcggcggcggcggcgctgctCGCGCCGAGACCGAGACCGGGAGCAGCGGCGCCGCCGAGGTCCCGGCGGCGATGCGCCCCGGGCCCTGTTGGCCGCCCCGCGCGGCTCCTCGTCCTCCTCGTCGCCGCCACCGCCCGCCAGGCCTTGGTCGTCAGCTTCGTCCGGAGAGCGGCCCGGAGGCCCGAGACGACGGCGGCCCCGTCCCAGGCCTCGGCCCCCGCGACCCCGAGCTCGGAAGCGGCCTGCCGGCTCGGGCAGCCgcggggaggaagaggaggaggaggaggaggggggcgcAGACGACGGGGAGGCCGAGGAGGagcctgaggaggaggaagaagaggaggaggatttGATCGATGGCTTCGCCATCGCCAGCTTCGCCAGCCTTGAGGCCTTGCAG AAGGATGCATCTCTTCAGCCCCCAGAGCGACTGGAACATCGGCTGAAGCATTCTGGGAAGCGGAAGAGGGGGGGTTCCAGTGGGGCCACTGGGGAGCCAGGGGACAGCTCTGATCGGGAGCCTGGCCGGCCCTCTGGGGATCGGGCCCGAAAATGGCCCAATAAACGGAGAAGGAAAGAG GCCTCCTCCCGTCATTCTGTGGAAGCTggatacata tgTGATGCAGAAAGCGATCTGGACGAGAGG GTCTCCGATGATGACCTCGACCCATCCTTTACTGTCTCAACCAGCAAAG CCCTGCCGGCCGCCCCCAgtctgccaccccccccccagccccagctgcagcTCCGGGTCTCGCCCTTCGGCCTCCGCACTTCTCCCTACGGCAGCAGTCTGGACCTCAGCACTGGCAG CTCTTCACGGCCGCCCCCCAAGGCCCTGGCCCCTCCCGTGGCTCAGCCTCCCCCCTCATCATCCTCTtcgtcctcttcctcctcatctgCCTCCTCCTCGTCCGCGCAGCTCACCCACCGGCCCCCGACGCCCTCACTGCCCCTGCCTTTGTCCACCCACAGCTTTCCCCCTCCTGGGCTGcggccccccccaccaccccaccacccctccttgttctcccctggccccaccctgcccccacccccacccctgctgcagGTGCCAGGGCACCCTGGGGCCTCAGCTGCTAACGCCCTTTCTG agcaggaccTGATCGGCCAGGACCTGAACTCTCGCTACCTGAATGCCCAGGGTGGCCCcgaggtggtgggggcagggggctcgGCCCGGCCCCTGGCCTTCCAGTTCCACCAGCAcaaccaccagcaccagcacacGCACCAGCACACCCACCAGCACTTCACCCCTTACCCCCCGGGCCTGCTGCCGCCCCACGGCCCCCACATG TTTGAGAAATATCCAGGAAAGATGGAAGGCCTTTTCCGGCataat CCGTACTCGGCCTTCCCTCCCGCAGTGCCCGGCCTACCTCCGGGCCTCCCGCCGGCTGTCTCCTTTGGCTCCCTGCAGGGGGCCTTCCAGCCCAAG AGCACGAACCCCGAGCTGCCACCACGACTGGGGCCAGTGCCAAGCGGGCTTCCCCAAAAGGGGACACAG ATCCCCGACCATTTCCGGCCACCTTTGAGG AAACCAGGGAAGTGGTGTGCCATGCACGTGCGCGTGGCTTACATGATCCTGAGACACCAGGAAAAGATGAAG GGCGACTCCCACAAGCTTGACTTTCGGAACGACCTCCTGCCCTGCCTTCCGGGGCCCTATGGGGCCCTGCCCCCTGGGCAGGAGCTCTCCCACCCGGCTGCCTCCCTCTTCACTGCGACTG GTGCCGTCCACGCTGCAGCCAACCCTTTCACGGCAGCTCCCGGGGCCCACGGACCCTTTCTGAGCCCCAGCACCCACATTG ATCCTTTTGGGCGTCCCACAAGCTTCGCCTCCTTGGCTGCCCTCTCCAACGGGGCCTTTGGAGGCCTGGGCAGCCCTACATTCA ACTCCGGCGCCGTGTTTGCCCAGAAAGAAAGCCCAGGGGCCCCGCCAGCCTTCGCCTCTCCCCCAGACCCATGGGGCCGCCTGCACCGCAGTCCTCTGGCCTTTCCTGCCTGGGTCCGGCCCCCTGAGGCGGCGCGGACACCAGGCTCAGACAAGGAGCGGCCTGTGGAGCGGAGGGAGCCCTCTCTCCCCAAGGAGGAGAAAGACAG GGACCTCCCCTTCTCACGGCCCCAGCTCCGCGTTTCTCCCGCTACTCCCAAGGCCCGGACCGGCGAGGAAGGGGCCAGGCCGGCCAAGGAGTCGGTGCGGGTAAAGGAAGAGCGGAAGGAggaggccgccgccgccgccgccgccgctgctgccgccgccgctgccgccgccgccgccgccgccgccgccacggcCGGGCCCCAGGGCCTTCACCTGCTGTTCGAGAGGCCCCGGCCGCCCCCCTTTCTGGGCCCTAGCCCCCCCGAGCGCTGCGCCGGCTTCCTGGAGCCCACCTGGCTGGCAGGGCCGCCCCGCCTGGCCAGGCCGCCCCGCTTCTACGAGGCCGGCGAGGAGCTGACGGGCCCCGGCGCCGTGGCCGCCGCCCGCCTCTACGGCCTGGAGCCGGCCCACCCCCTGCTGTACGGCCGCCtggcgcccccgccgccgccgccgccgcccaccGCGGCCCCGGGAACCCCTCACCTCCTCAGCAAGACCCCCCCGGGAGCCCTTCTGGGCGCGCCGCCTCCGCTGGTGCCCGCCCCCCGGCCCAGTTCCCCACCGAgggcccccggcccggcccgggctgacaggtga
- the FBRS gene encoding putative fibrosin-1 isoform X1 has product METAAAAAPGPGWAAEGERRRRRCSRRDRDREQRRRRGPGGDAPRALLAAPRGSSSSSSPPPPARPWSSASSGERPGGPRRRRPRPRPRPPRPRARKRPAGSGSRGEEEEEEEEGGADDGEAEEEPEEEEEEEEDLIDGFAIASFASLEALQKDASLQPPERLEHRLKHSGKRKRGGSSGATGEPGDSSDREPGRPSGDRARKWPNKRRRKEASSRHSVEAGYICDAESDLDERVSDDDLDPSFTVSTSKASGPHGAFNGNCEAKLSVVPKVSGLERSQEQPPGPDPLLVPFPPKEPPPPPAPRPPVSPPAALPAAPSLPPPPQPQLQLRVSPFGLRTSPYGSSLDLSTGSSSRPPPKALAPPVAQPPPSSSSSSSSSSSASSSSAQLTHRPPTPSLPLPLSTHSFPPPGLRPPPPPHHPSLFSPGPTLPPPPPLLQVPGHPGASAANALSEQDLIGQDLNSRYLNAQGGPEVVGAGGSARPLAFQFHQHNHQHQHTHQHTHQHFTPYPPGLLPPHGPHMFEKYPGKMEGLFRHNPYSAFPPAVPGLPPGLPPAVSFGSLQGAFQPKSTNPELPPRLGPVPSGLPQKGTQIPDHFRPPLRKPGKWCAMHVRVAYMILRHQEKMKGDSHKLDFRNDLLPCLPGPYGALPPGQELSHPAASLFTATGAVHAAANPFTAAPGAHGPFLSPSTHIDPFGRPTSFASLAALSNGAFGGLGSPTFNSGAVFAQKESPGAPPAFASPPDPWGRLHRSPLAFPAWVRPPEAARTPGSDKERPVERREPSLPKEEKDRDLPFSRPQLRVSPATPKARTGEEGARPAKESVRVKEERKEEAAAAAAAAAAAAAAAAAAAAAATAGPQGLHLLFERPRPPPFLGPSPPERCAGFLEPTWLAGPPRLARPPRFYEAGEELTGPGAVAAARLYGLEPAHPLLYGRLAPPPPPPPPTAAPGTPHLLSKTPPGALLGAPPPLVPAPRPSSPPRAPGPARADR; this is encoded by the exons ATGGAGACGGCAGCGGCCGCGGCTCCGGGCCCGGGCTGGGCCGCCGAgggggagcggcggcggcggcgctgctCGCGCCGAGACCGAGACCGGGAGCAGCGGCGCCGCCGAGGTCCCGGCGGCGATGCGCCCCGGGCCCTGTTGGCCGCCCCGCGCGGCTCCTCGTCCTCCTCGTCGCCGCCACCGCCCGCCAGGCCTTGGTCGTCAGCTTCGTCCGGAGAGCGGCCCGGAGGCCCGAGACGACGGCGGCCCCGTCCCAGGCCTCGGCCCCCGCGACCCCGAGCTCGGAAGCGGCCTGCCGGCTCGGGCAGCCgcggggaggaagaggaggaggaggaggaggggggcgcAGACGACGGGGAGGCCGAGGAGGagcctgaggaggaggaagaagaggaggaggatttGATCGATGGCTTCGCCATCGCCAGCTTCGCCAGCCTTGAGGCCTTGCAG AAGGATGCATCTCTTCAGCCCCCAGAGCGACTGGAACATCGGCTGAAGCATTCTGGGAAGCGGAAGAGGGGGGGTTCCAGTGGGGCCACTGGGGAGCCAGGGGACAGCTCTGATCGGGAGCCTGGCCGGCCCTCTGGGGATCGGGCCCGAAAATGGCCCAATAAACGGAGAAGGAAAGAG GCCTCCTCCCGTCATTCTGTGGAAGCTggatacata tgTGATGCAGAAAGCGATCTGGACGAGAGG GTCTCCGATGATGACCTCGACCCATCCTTTACTGTCTCAACCAGCAAAG CCTCGGGCCCCCACGGCGCCTTCAATGGGAACTGTGAAGCAAAACTCTCCGTAGTCCCTAAAGTGTCGGGCCTGGAGCGGAGCCAGGAACAGCCCCCAGGGCCCGACCCGCTGCTAGTGCCTTTCCCCCCGAAGGAACCACCGCCTCCACCGGCCCCTCGGCCTCCTGTCTCACCCCCTGCAGCCCTGCCGGCCGCCCCCAgtctgccaccccccccccagccccagctgcagcTCCGGGTCTCGCCCTTCGGCCTCCGCACTTCTCCCTACGGCAGCAGTCTGGACCTCAGCACTGGCAG CTCTTCACGGCCGCCCCCCAAGGCCCTGGCCCCTCCCGTGGCTCAGCCTCCCCCCTCATCATCCTCTtcgtcctcttcctcctcatctgCCTCCTCCTCGTCCGCGCAGCTCACCCACCGGCCCCCGACGCCCTCACTGCCCCTGCCTTTGTCCACCCACAGCTTTCCCCCTCCTGGGCTGcggccccccccaccaccccaccacccctccttgttctcccctggccccaccctgcccccacccccacccctgctgcagGTGCCAGGGCACCCTGGGGCCTCAGCTGCTAACGCCCTTTCTG agcaggaccTGATCGGCCAGGACCTGAACTCTCGCTACCTGAATGCCCAGGGTGGCCCcgaggtggtgggggcagggggctcgGCCCGGCCCCTGGCCTTCCAGTTCCACCAGCAcaaccaccagcaccagcacacGCACCAGCACACCCACCAGCACTTCACCCCTTACCCCCCGGGCCTGCTGCCGCCCCACGGCCCCCACATG TTTGAGAAATATCCAGGAAAGATGGAAGGCCTTTTCCGGCataat CCGTACTCGGCCTTCCCTCCCGCAGTGCCCGGCCTACCTCCGGGCCTCCCGCCGGCTGTCTCCTTTGGCTCCCTGCAGGGGGCCTTCCAGCCCAAG AGCACGAACCCCGAGCTGCCACCACGACTGGGGCCAGTGCCAAGCGGGCTTCCCCAAAAGGGGACACAG ATCCCCGACCATTTCCGGCCACCTTTGAGG AAACCAGGGAAGTGGTGTGCCATGCACGTGCGCGTGGCTTACATGATCCTGAGACACCAGGAAAAGATGAAG GGCGACTCCCACAAGCTTGACTTTCGGAACGACCTCCTGCCCTGCCTTCCGGGGCCCTATGGGGCCCTGCCCCCTGGGCAGGAGCTCTCCCACCCGGCTGCCTCCCTCTTCACTGCGACTG GTGCCGTCCACGCTGCAGCCAACCCTTTCACGGCAGCTCCCGGGGCCCACGGACCCTTTCTGAGCCCCAGCACCCACATTG ATCCTTTTGGGCGTCCCACAAGCTTCGCCTCCTTGGCTGCCCTCTCCAACGGGGCCTTTGGAGGCCTGGGCAGCCCTACATTCA ACTCCGGCGCCGTGTTTGCCCAGAAAGAAAGCCCAGGGGCCCCGCCAGCCTTCGCCTCTCCCCCAGACCCATGGGGCCGCCTGCACCGCAGTCCTCTGGCCTTTCCTGCCTGGGTCCGGCCCCCTGAGGCGGCGCGGACACCAGGCTCAGACAAGGAGCGGCCTGTGGAGCGGAGGGAGCCCTCTCTCCCCAAGGAGGAGAAAGACAG GGACCTCCCCTTCTCACGGCCCCAGCTCCGCGTTTCTCCCGCTACTCCCAAGGCCCGGACCGGCGAGGAAGGGGCCAGGCCGGCCAAGGAGTCGGTGCGGGTAAAGGAAGAGCGGAAGGAggaggccgccgccgccgccgccgccgctgctgccgccgccgctgccgccgccgccgccgccgccgccgccacggcCGGGCCCCAGGGCCTTCACCTGCTGTTCGAGAGGCCCCGGCCGCCCCCCTTTCTGGGCCCTAGCCCCCCCGAGCGCTGCGCCGGCTTCCTGGAGCCCACCTGGCTGGCAGGGCCGCCCCGCCTGGCCAGGCCGCCCCGCTTCTACGAGGCCGGCGAGGAGCTGACGGGCCCCGGCGCCGTGGCCGCCGCCCGCCTCTACGGCCTGGAGCCGGCCCACCCCCTGCTGTACGGCCGCCtggcgcccccgccgccgccgccgccgcccaccGCGGCCCCGGGAACCCCTCACCTCCTCAGCAAGACCCCCCCGGGAGCCCTTCTGGGCGCGCCGCCTCCGCTGGTGCCCGCCCCCCGGCCCAGTTCCCCACCGAgggcccccggcccggcccgggctgacaggtga